In Lycium barbarum isolate Lr01 chromosome 9, ASM1917538v2, whole genome shotgun sequence, the DNA window CAGATTTCTATCACAAATTGTCCCAGCATTAAAGAACAAACATTTCGACCAAGGTAATTTATATTATAAGAGATTAATGCTGTTGTAGAAGGCATTGGCTAAATTTTACTTCATCTATAGCAATCTGGCATAAATAGAACTTACCAGTCACTGTTTATCTAAGTTTTCAGTTCCTTTATGTTTCTATACTATCTAGgttgctttcttttaatttgttaATGGATTAGGCCTCTCAAGATGTTAAGATATCATTCACTTATTTATCTACTGAGTTCCATTCTTGCCGAAAACTAAGTAGATAAATAAACGAGTTCAATAGAAATATTAAGGGTGTGAAGATTGTTATACGCACCCTTTCACAGAGCCAATACATCATAATAAAAGACCCTAATATGACCAATCACGTGTAATAAATCATATGAACTACTCAATTTTACCTATCTTATTACAATCAAACAATGTACCAGGAATTATGCACCAAACATTTTCATCAAAATCAATGAGAATTCTCAATCATTGGTAAAACATCTAATGGCCGTTGAAGATTCATTCTTTAATTATTTTACTTACCTCTAGTTGATTGTGTCAAAGGCATCAACTTTAAGAATGTTGTTTCCCAACTCCTCCTCTTGATCATTTTGGATCTTCTTAGCGACTTCCACAAGGGAAGGAGTGCATCCCCGTAACTCAATTCGCTGCAGTGTCATACTATCTGCAAATGCTTGAGGAATCTCTTGTAAGGAACGACACTTTCTGATAATTATGGTTTCCAGAAGTGGGAAAGAATCATCGGTGGACTTCCAGTATTTAAGATCCCTGTTCTCTAGGAGCAAGAATTTCAATTTAGGAAATCCCTCTTCTGATACTTCCCAGACATTTTCCCCTACATGCTCCCAACCAAAGGAGAAATTAACCTTCAATTTGAGCACCTCGAGTTTGGGCAACTTGCTAATGATTGTCATGGCCTTCCATGGTTGATAAGCTCCTTGAAGTGTCAGCTTCTTGAGATTCGGTGGGAAAGAATCCGGACATGGAACTGGAAGCTTATGACGCAAACCATCCTTGTCAGAGTCGTATACTACGATTTTTAGTGCCTCTAGCTCAGGTAAATATATAATATTATCTAGGGATTTGGGCTCACGACAAAAGTAATCAATTATGCCACAAATTCccaattttttcacttttttaatcCCTTCAAACATTTGTTTGGTGCAACAATCAGGACTCAACCCATAAATACTTTGCAAGTTATCCAAAACCTGGTACCTAACGTCATCGGCAGATAACTTTGGAGGAGAACACAAATAAAAGCTTTGAAAGTGGAGATGCCTCAATTGAGACATTTTCCATGTTCCATTTGGTAGGTAAAACCAACTTGGTTCACTTGTCTTTATTTCAGGAATAATAAAAGTTTGTAAATTTTGAAGCTTATAAACTGGTAGATATCGACCCGTGTGCAAATACCCGATAGCCAAATATCTCAAGGAAACCAGGTAAGATAATTCCTTAGGGAAACTACTCAAGCACAATCGCTCCAAGTCCAATACTCTAAGAAGTTTGAAATGGTTTAGTCCAAATTCAATAGTACCGGACCAAATTTTACCCGAAAGAAGATGAACAGAACGTGTTTTACTGTAAGTAAGAGAGGAAGAAAAACAACCTTCCTCTAAATAATATGAAACCCACCGACGATCTTGAATAATACTTTTGGGTTCAGAAATTGAGGGATTTGGAACGAACAAAAGATTCTCGCTTTCAGCTTCTCTCAAGCATAAATCATGGAGAAGATCATGAATCCTACATGTCTTGATATTTCCATCCAAACTATGCTTGCTAACAGCGATTAGACTTTTATCAATAAGATCAAGTAGGAGATTAGCAGCCACTTTTTCCCACTCCCCAAGCCCCCTCGGCTCGAAGAGTCCTTCTGCCATCCACAATTGAATCAACTTTTCCACAGAAATTTCACTAGCTTTTTTGAAAACTCCAAAATACAGAAAGCAAGCTTTCAAGTGTGAAGGAAGATGCTTGTAGCTCAAAGCGAGCACTCCTGAGCAACGTTGATAATCATCAACGTCTACTAATGAGCTTACACTTTGAGCTACTTCATACCACTCGTGCAGCGTCCTCTTCCTAGAAAGAGACCCCGCAACCACCGAAATCATCAGTGGTAATCCTTTGCAATTTTCTACAACCACCTTTCCGACACTCTCAAATTCAGCTGGACAATCTTTTTTGCCAAACGCCTTTTGGCAAAACAAATTCCAACTTTCCTTTGGCTCTAGGAAACGCATTGGAAAAAGTCCCTCGTGAGAGCTAGCATATTGAGCAACGTTAATGTCCCGAGTAGTCAACAATATTCGACTTCTATTACTGTTTTCTGGAAACCATAGTCTAATATTATCCCAGGCATCGCTGCTCCATATGtcatctacaacaatcaaatacctTCTTCTCTTTAAACTTTTCTGCAAGCAATCAGCTAGTTCTGCATCGTGTTTCTTATCAAGCTCTTCATTCACGCTAATAGCCTCTTGAAGGAGGGATAGAAGCATCTTTCTTATACTATAGTCCTCGGACACAGTAATCCATCCAAGAAAGTCAAAGAAGCTCACAATTGAGGGATCAGAAAACATCTTTTTGGCAAAAGTTGACTTACCTATGCCGCCCATTCCAACAATAGAGATGACTTGCAGTTGAGATGAGCGTCCGATAAGTAGATCTAGCATGCGCTTTCGTTCATTGCTGTGCCCCACCATGTCCTTCTCAAGGGTTGAAACATGCAATCGTGGAGAAAGCGAACGATTTCCAGCTAGCAAATTGTTATTCCTCCTCTGCAGATTGATGAACTCTTTCTTCACAGAATCCATGTCTTGTATAGCCTGTCGCAAGATCTTAAGAAGCCTCTCATTTGCCTCTGTTCGAACCTGTTCATCCTTCTCCATAACCAGTAATATTTGAGATTCGACTTCGTGTTCCACTTCATTTGCTAAATCTTCTACCTTTTCTTGCAAAACCTTCATTGGTTCATCATCAGAATTGTCAAGAAACTCTAGCACAGAGCTGACCTTCTCGTAGAGTGATTCCAAATGTTCTTTGTGGTCCTCTTCAAGGTGTAATAAGTCGGATTGGGAAATCAGGTGTATTGTTCCCATCAGAGAAGTTACAGCAGCATAAGCAGCCATCTTTCTTGCTACAATTATGTGAATGAAGAGACTAACAGAAAGTTGGCACACAGGGAAGACTTCTTGTCGAGGAAACAATGTGATAGGGAGAGAAAGTGGATCGAATGCCTACTGAGCTAGCGAGTAAGATGTAGGTTCAACTGCCAATAAATAGACTATATGTATAGGTGAGAGGTCAAATATTGTAAGTTCGGAGTGgagattaataaaaaaaaaaaaaaaaatcttcacccaaaaaaaaatatatataatgataGACAAGTTTGAAAACTACTGAGAAAGCTTTGTTTAAATATGGAAGAATTTTGCACAATGGAAACGGTAAAATATGATAAATAGGTGAGCGTAATTTCTAAacaattttaaattataaaatttACTTGACATAGTttacattattacctatttataGAACATAATTAAATtttacaataattatatttagtagctaaaatataacatatttattTCCTATAGCTATGACctttttaccactcatctgataactttccacacccctaaatttaagccaaaaaaaacGTCCATCTCTCCTATCCCCCTAAATACACGCTATTATGCCCAATATCccttaatttcctccaatttcaaatcagttttaaaatagttcaacttccttgtttatctctaattaactactcattaatttcactcataattcaaatctaattcccaaaaaagataagattctatactgatttttacgtttcactgtgtatttaacctatattttcgtttttttttcgttacttcccgaattttcaatttctaatgttttggattgatattttaatagttgtttttcatatatattttggctatattttaattgtattttgattattatgttcaatattacttattttaATTGTACACTAACTTATGCTTATTCAAGTCAAAATAATTTGAAAATTTCAAggaaaaataaatagaaaaatttCAAATAACATAATGTTTAGAATGTTCTTCTTGCTTGATCCTTTTCGCcaacttaaattaaaaaaaatcatcatTATTAAAATACATAGCTCATTTTATAATTATTGTCTCCTAGCACTTAAAATAATTGGAGGTAATATGAAAACATGAATAGGTCcaaatttttatataattgtatAAAAGAAATCAGGTACTTTATAAACATTCTAGggagggaaaagggtcaaatatatccttCTACTTTAGTTTAATAGTTAAATACCATCCGTTAATCAAAAtagataaatatatttttttcgtTAGTCAAAGTAGGCAAATATACCGTTTCCGTTAAGAAGTACACAAATATACCTCTTAGTTAACAGAATCCCTAATTCCACATTAATTATccgatttaactttaaaaaaatcaTGCCCCACCCGCCTCACCCGCAAATTAAATTATTTCCACCTAAATATACCCACCCAAATATATCATTATCTTTTAAACATTTAATGTTAATCTTGATGAAGTTCCCTAGAGCTTAACTAATTAAATTTCAAATTGAAATTTACTATTGCCTTCCCCTACTGACTTAGTATTCAGTGTGTCAGTTATACATATGTTCATGTGCGCACATGCTCTCTTCCCTCAACCATGTATAGCGCTGCTATTTTCCTGATAAATGTTACTACTTAAAACTTATACTCGGGCCGAGCTCACATGCAATATGTTTTGTTAATCAGTTGGCATACTTCTTTTCTTTAACATTTCACTCTCTGACAGTTTAATTAATTAAGGGATGTACGAGTTTACCACGCCCCAAAACAAAAATTTTCTTCTCCCAGTCAAATGCACATGTTGATTGATGCCTTGATACCCGTCAATTGTAGCCTGTCACATGCAATATGTTTTGTTAATTACTCAGTTGagcacttattttctttaacaCTTCACACTCTCTTCTGACATTTTAATGTATTGCTGAATAATCTCAAATCTAATCTTCCTTCTCACTCTTACATTCTATATGTAGTAagcaacaattaaaatacttattattaagagcccatttggcttagcttataagttgctgatttttagcttttttgagtgtttggctgactagcttataagtcattttgtgtttaaaataagcccaaaaaataagttagagtagcccaatttttttatttttttttataagttgtttttagttTATAACCTGTTTTTTTTAAACTATGTCAAACGAGCCCTAAATTGAAGTAGCTAGAAATCAAGAAATGATTAATGAATCTAGGCAAGGCCGATCCATAGGCAAACAACAACTGCTTTGGGCCCCAAATTCTTGGGGCTCCCTATTTTTGGTAATAGCAGACTTATAGGTTAAAAAAAGAGTACGTTAGATTTTGTTTTACGAAATATTAAATGCTTTAAAATGGAAAGTAACtcttagggcccgtttggccataagaattattcacttttttcggtttttttttttttacttttttccggaatcaacgtttggtcatgaaaattccaaatacaacttgaagttgtaatctgaaatttgaaaaacaattcacttttttcacaaccaaaataactacatttcaacaaaaaatacaatttaaaaaactatggccaaacacaactccaactccaaaattccaaaaaaggtgattttttttttggtttctatggTCACACGCCTACTTAAACTTTCTTTCTTAGTTCGTCTAAGAGTTTTAAGTATCCTTTTTACTTTTCTCATCAAATATATGTACTGCAATTGATTTTTATACTCCCTGTCTTTCTTAATTTATCCAAGTTCAAGTCTCGGTTAAGCTTAACCTATATAGGTGTCAGGGGCGGAGCTAtccttcgccggaaaattacattgtatagatAGGTGAATTTTTGGTTTTATAGGTATGTATAACAGTGTTGACACCCTTGACACAAGCTGAAGGTTGGTGGTTAAGGACTTGCAAAAAGTCCCTAAGGTCGCGTGTTCAAACATGGGTTGCGACATATCTGTATTTTTTGACACCCCTTAATATAAATTCTGATTCTGCGGATAGGAGTAGTATTTACTAGAAAACAATAGTTGAACCTGTTGAACAAAAATACTGCgcatttattttgattttttttctcagGTTTCAAGCATTGTAATAATTAACTATATtgaagcaatatatatatataaaagtgagAAGACCCTAAGTGTAAAATTGGATTACCAAAATGTCCCTCAAAGATTGAAAGATATTTTTACCCCTCATTTAAGTactacttttttaaaaaaaaattatagtacTAAATAGTAAATTCGCTTCAAATAAATGATAAATGAATTAATTAAATGGAAAGCCATTGGCATGAAATTCATGTATCTCCCAAATATTTGCTGCAAATTCATTAATTAGTGCAGTTTCACTTTATTGTAATTACTTCCATTTCTGAGTAATTATTGGCGTATTGCAAAGCACCAAAGGTCATGTATCTGCCCAATACTTACTGCAAATTCATTATTAGTGCAGTTTCACTTTATTGTAATTACTTCCTGTTCATAGCTGGAATGGAAATTCAGATGAAAACAATTAGAAAAGATGAGCTAAGGTGAGAACTGGAAGTTGGGGAATTTCAGATATTTCATTGACACAAAAAAGAATCTGTACAGTGGTCCTAATATATATAACACACTTACCGACCTAATCACTCCTAATCACAAAATATCTAGTAACTAATCTAACCAACTGCAACTCATCACTAAGTTAGTTACAAGATAGTGTCATCTGTTTCTAGCTGGCATTTCCAGCTCATTATTCTCAACACTCCCTCTCAAGTTGAGGGTTTAAAAACATTTAACAGCCTCAACTTGCGCAGAAGGTAGCTATGTTGTTTTCCTCCCAAAGCTTTAGTGAGTATGTCAGCTTCCTGTTCATTTCCACATATGTGCATTGCCTTGATGATCCCCTTTTGAATTTTTTCTCTCACAAAATGACAGTCTATCTCTATGTGCTTAGTTCTCTCATGCAAGATTGGGTTTGCAGCTATTTGCAATGCAGCTTTATTGTCACATAATAGATCAACTGGCAATTTCACACTAAAGTCCATTTCTTTCAACAGCCCCACAAGCCATATTATTTCTGCTATTGCTGATGCCATGCTCTTGTATTCAACTTCAGCAGTACTTCTTGAAATTGTTTCTTGCTTCTTTGATTTCCATGATATCAATGACTTCCTTAACTTTATACAATAGCCTGTGACTGACTTTCTTGTTACTGCACATGCTGCCCAGTCTAAGTCACAAAATGCTGTGGGTGTATTGTCCTTATTACTGCTCAACAAAACTCCCAGACCTGGTTTTCCCTTCAGATATCTTACTACATGAAGTGCAGCATCCAGATGAGACTGTTTTGGAGCATGCATAAACTGACTTAAAGTCTGTACTGCAGATGAGATATCTGGCCTTGTCATAGCCAAATAAAGCAACTTTCCCACTAATTTTTGATAGGCACCTCTGTCTAGCAGTAATAGATCATCACTACTCTTCTTAATCTTATCTGCCAGTATTGGATCATTGTTATCCTGCTCTTTAAGATGTTTGTCATACTCAGTAGTAGTAAATTTCATATGTTGATCTAAAGGTGTTATAGCAGGCTTTGCCCCTGCTAGTCCCCACTCTGAGACCAGCTCTAGTGTGTACTTTCTCTGTGTCATGAGAATGCCCTTGCTTGATCTGAGGAACTCTATCCCCAAGAAGTACCTCAGTTCACCTAGGTCTTTAATTTTGAAATTTTGATGTAATGTTGACTGAGAAGCTTTGATAAGATTCAAATCATTTCCAGTAATTAACAAATCATCTACATATATAAGGATCATCACGAGACTTTGTCCATCCCTTTTAGTGAACAAAGAATAATCATGTTTACTCTGCTGGAAACCTGATCTTAACAATGCATTGGTAAGTTTGATATTCCACTGCCTAGATGCTTGCTTGAGACCATATAAGGATTTTTTTAACCTACACACTTTAGGTGGTTTAGATGGACACACTTTAGGTGGTTTAGATGTATCTGTAGAGTATGTTGTCTCCCACTTACTGCCAAAACCTTGAGGCAGTAGCATAAACACTTCTTCATGAAGATCACCTTGGAGAAAAGCATTAAAGACATCCATTTGGAAAACAGGCCAGTCATGCATAACAGCTAAAGAAAGGGCACACCTGACAGTGACCATCTTGGCCACAGGGGAAAAAGTATCATGGTAGTCTATCCCCTCTTGCTGAGTATATCCTTTTGCAACTAGCCTAGCTTTGAACCTTTCTACAGTCCCATCAGCATTGTACTTAATTTTGAATACCCATTTTCATCCAATAGGATGCTTCCCGGATGGTAAGTCAACTACCTCCCAGGTTTGATTGGATTCAAGAGCCTCAATTTATTGATTCATATCAAGAACCCATCTGTCATCATAAATTGCTTCAGAGTAATTTTTAGGTTCAGTGGTAAGTGCAAACTTGGAGAGATAGGCTTGATAGGGTGGACTAAGATGAGAGTAATCCACAACTAGATTGATAGGATAGGAAGATCTGGAGACAGGCTGAGAATGGACATAGTCAGATAACCAAATAGGAGACTTAGTAGCTCTTGTAATCTTCTTAGTAGGAAGAGCATTAGATGGAGGAACAGGTACAGAAGTAGTAGAAGGAGAACAGGGTGAAGAATCAGAGTGCAGTGGGGAGAAGAAAGAAGGAAAAGgtgcatcaggagaagaagtagGAATATGAGGAGATGGATCAGGTGAAATAGCAGAATGTAAGGAGGAAACAAAATCTAGAGGAAGAATGGGAAGATTAGTATCATGGTCATCAGGAAAATAAGAAGGATATAGAGGTGATGGAGATGGTGATGCAGTGGCAATAGGGTTCTTGAAAGGAAAAATATGTTCTCTGAAATGAACATCTCTACTTACAAAAAAATTATGAGAATTCAAGTTGTATAATCTATAACCCTTTTGGACAGCTGAGTAACCCATAAACACAGCAGGTATGGCTCTAGGTGCAAATTTATTAGGAGGATTAGGATCTGTGGCATAGCATAAACAACCTAAAGTTCTCATGTGTTCCAGAGAAGGTGGTGTACCATGAAATTTCTCATAAGGGGAAATACCTTGGAGGATAGAAGATGGAAGTCTATTTATGATATAGGCTGCAGTAAGTACACAATCACCCTAAAATTTTATAGGTATATGACCTTGGATCCTTAGTGATCTTGATATCTCTAGGAGGTGTCCATGTTTTCGCTCAgccacaccattttgttgtggggtGTAAATGCATGTTCTTTGATGAACAATACCAAAAGACTGAAACAAGGAATTGCATTCAGAATTCACAAATTCAAGACCATTATCAAACCTAACTGTTTGTATGGTAGTACTAAATTGAGTTTGAACTAGAAGAATAAAAATTTTCAAGTGCAGAGTACAATCACTTTTGAATTTTAGAAGAAACAGCCAAGTCATTCTACTGAAATCATCCACAAGAGTAAGGAAGTATTTATTTCCATTACAAGTACTATGTTTATAGGGACCCCATACATCCATATGCATTAATTGAAAAGGTTTCATAGAAGTAGTCTTATGAACTGGGAAGGGGATTCTAGTTTGTTTAGCAACAGGACAAACATGACAAGTACAAATATCAGATTTATCTATAGAATCCTTTATAGCTGGAGTTTGACTGAGAACATGAGCTGGTGCATGCCCAAGTCTTTGATGCCACACAGTGCACTTTGCAGAGGGAAATGAAGCTGAAAAACAAGTGGTAGGTGGACCAGGTGATGGTGATTTGGTAGATATGTAGAGTCTATCTTTCTCCTTACCAATCCCCTTCACCCTGCCATTGTAGAGATcctgaagaagaaaaaaatcagGATAAAATGACACAAAACATTGTAAGTCTTTGGTTAATTTTGAGATAGATAACATATTGAACTTAAAGTGAGAGATATAGAAAACATCTTTAAGCACTTGATCCTTGTCCAAATGACAAGTTCCTTTATGAGTTATTGTAGCTAGATCACCATTTGGCAAATTTACTTGATTTTGTTTTGAGTTAGCAACAGGAAAACTAGATGACATTAGATTCAAGGATGAAACCATATGATTTGAAGCTCCTGTATCAACCACCCAAAAGTTAGTCTTAAAACCAGCAAGAAAGCAATTAATTTTACCTGCCATGTTGGCTACACCTTCAGGAGATTCCTCTTTGTCAATCAGGCTGAGTAGTTTTTGGAACTGTTCTGCTGTGAATGCCTGTCTTTGGAACTGGTCACCAG includes these proteins:
- the LOC132612362 gene encoding putative late blight resistance protein homolog R1A-3; this translates as MSQLRHLHFQSFYLCSPPKLSADDVRYQVLDNLQSIYGLSPDCCTKQMFEGIKKVKKLGICGIIDYFCREPKSLDNIIYLPELEALKIVVYDSDKDGLRHKLPVPCPDSFPPNLKKLTLQGAYQPWKAMTIISKLPKLEVLKLKVNFSFGWEHVGENVWEVSEEGFPKLKFLLLENRDLKYWKSTDDSFPLLETIIIRKCRSLQEIPQAFADSMTLQRIELRGCTPSLVEVAKKIQNDQEEELGNNILKVDAFDTIN
- the LOC132612255 gene encoding putative late blight resistance protein homolog R1A-10, which produces MAAYAAVTSLMGTIHLISQSDLLHLEEDHKEHLESLYEKVSSVLEFLDNSDDEPMKVLQEKVEDLANEVEHEVESQILLVMEKDEQVRTEANERLLKILRQAIQDMDSVKKEFINLQRRNNNLLAGNRSLSPRLHVSTLEKDMVGHSNERKRMLDLLIGRSSQLQVISIVGMGGIGKSTFAKKMFSDPSIVSFFDFLGWITVSEDYSIRKMLLSLLQEAISVNEELDKKHDAELADCLQKSLKRRRYLIVVDDIWSSDAWDNIRLWFPENSNRSRILLTTRDINVAQYASSHEGLFPMRFLEPKESWNLFCQKAFGKKDCPAEFESVGKVVVENCKGLPLMISVVAGSLSRKRTLHEWYEVAQSVSSLVDVDDYQRCSGVLALSYKHLPSHLKACFLYFGVFKKASEISVEKLIQLWMAEGLFEPRGLGEWEKVAANLLLDLIDKSLIAVSKHSLDGNIKTCRIHDLLHDLCLREAESENLLFVPNPSISEPKSIIQDRRWVSYYLEEEYWTWSDCA